In Qipengyuania psychrotolerans, one DNA window encodes the following:
- a CDS encoding bactofilin family protein → MASKSNSTFSVLGSDLAIKGDIKASADLHIDGAVEGDISCASLVQGETSVVTGAIKAESARLAGTVNGSITARELVILKSAKINGDVYYDALTIEQGAQVEGRFAHRDAKAKQAAAAQPQVGKPDLQVAN, encoded by the coding sequence ATGGCCAGCAAGAGCAATTCCACTTTTTCGGTCCTCGGATCGGACCTCGCCATCAAGGGCGACATCAAGGCTTCGGCCGACCTGCACATTGATGGCGCCGTGGAAGGCGACATTTCATGCGCCAGTCTGGTGCAGGGCGAAACCAGCGTGGTAACCGGCGCGATCAAGGCCGAAAGCGCCCGTCTTGCCGGAACGGTCAACGGATCGATCACCGCACGCGAACTTGTCATACTGAAATCTGCCAAGATCAACGGCGACGTCTATTACGACGCGCTGACGATCGAACAGGGCGCGCAGGTCGAAGGGCGCTTCGCCCACCGCGACGCCAAGGCCAAGCAGGCTGCCGCCGCGCAGCCGCAAGTCGGCAAGCCTGATCTTCAGGTCGCCAACTAG
- a CDS encoding M23 family metallopeptidase: MRSEGQVRFITISSRVQITTAVVAASVLLVWALSMAVAGWAQFSAASDRMNLLDREAKVATSEERLAAYGDNLESVSDDLDRRMEFIEGVAELLPADMKADTAVSDSTGEAAATVDKVSAAFPQAAELARIEARQLAVVEGLTRYADWRAQRAAEALTKLQLNPDQVIRDSERQAMGGPLEGLATAADGSIDPRFERLGLSMARMAALELALEGVPQFAPARKDMISSGFGYRRDPFNRRAAMHNGLDFRGATGSPIYAAAKGRVSFVGRKGGYGNTVEITHGNGLMTRYAHMSKFNAKVGQQVTPGELIGAIGSTGRSTGPHLHFEVRINNRPVNPRTFLETAPHVLEEIRRAPELAHAH, translated from the coding sequence ATGCGGTCGGAAGGTCAGGTTCGCTTCATCACAATTTCATCGCGGGTGCAGATCACCACTGCGGTTGTTGCTGCTTCGGTGCTGCTCGTTTGGGCCTTGTCGATGGCAGTGGCCGGCTGGGCGCAGTTCAGTGCTGCATCCGACCGCATGAACCTGCTCGACCGCGAAGCCAAGGTAGCAACTTCGGAAGAGCGCCTTGCTGCCTATGGAGACAATCTGGAATCGGTCAGTGATGATCTCGATCGCCGGATGGAATTCATCGAAGGCGTTGCGGAACTCCTGCCCGCCGACATGAAAGCCGACACGGCAGTCAGTGATTCAACCGGCGAAGCTGCTGCCACGGTAGACAAGGTCTCCGCCGCATTCCCGCAAGCTGCCGAACTCGCTCGCATCGAAGCCCGCCAGCTGGCTGTTGTCGAAGGCCTGACGCGCTATGCCGACTGGCGTGCCCAGCGCGCAGCCGAAGCGCTTACCAAGCTCCAGCTCAATCCCGATCAGGTCATTCGCGACAGCGAACGCCAGGCGATGGGTGGTCCGCTGGAAGGTCTCGCGACTGCGGCCGACGGTTCGATCGACCCCCGCTTCGAGCGCTTGGGTCTTTCGATGGCACGGATGGCCGCGCTGGAACTGGCGCTCGAAGGCGTCCCCCAGTTCGCACCCGCCCGCAAGGACATGATCTCAAGCGGGTTCGGCTATCGCCGCGATCCGTTCAACCGCCGCGCCGCCATGCACAATGGCCTCGATTTCCGCGGCGCCACCGGCAGCCCGATCTACGCAGCCGCCAAGGGACGCGTCAGTTTCGTCGGCCGCAAGGGCGGTTACGGCAACACGGTCGAGATCACGCATGGCAATGGCCTGATGACCCGCTACGCCCATATGTCGAAGTTCAATGCCAAGGTTGGTCAGCAAGTCACTCCCGGCGAACTGATCGGCGCAATCGGTAGCACGGGCCGCTCGACCGGTCCGCACCTCCACTTCGAGGTCCGGATCAACAATCGCCCGGTCAACCCGCGCACCTTCCTGGAGACAGCCCCCCATGTTCTCGAAGAAATCCGCCGAGCACCCGAGCTCGCCCACGCCCACTAA